A single region of the Rathayibacter rathayi genome encodes:
- a CDS encoding VOC family protein: MSLFLTCPVDDVGRATAFYTALGWTLNAEMSREDAACFAIAPDQYVMLTSRAMYESVGATEELIGTPGTPSKVTVSFDLGSRAAVDELLERAAAAGGRIGDTDDYPFLYQRQFDDLDGYHYSPFWMKPGADAAE; the protein is encoded by the coding sequence ATGAGCCTCTTCCTCACCTGCCCGGTCGACGACGTCGGGCGCGCTACCGCCTTCTACACCGCTCTCGGCTGGACCCTGAACGCCGAGATGTCCCGCGAGGACGCCGCCTGCTTCGCGATCGCGCCCGACCAGTACGTCATGCTCACCAGCCGCGCGATGTACGAGAGCGTCGGCGCCACCGAGGAGCTGATCGGCACGCCCGGCACGCCCTCAAAGGTGACCGTCTCGTTCGACCTTGGCAGCCGGGCAGCCGTCGATGAGCTCCTCGAGCGCGCCGCCGCCGCGGGCGGCCGGATCGGCGACACCGACGACTATCCCTTCCTTTATCAGCGCCAGTTCGACGACCTCGACGGCTACCACTACTCCCCGTTCTGGATGAAGCCGGGCGCCGACGCGGCGGAGTGA
- a CDS encoding GNAT family N-acetyltransferase translates to MIADLTLPDVAGLGHRSVVLRRASLDDLPAIIRLLADDPISAGRGDMADDGDEAAYHAAFWSVVDDPGNDLVAAVDASGAVVGTLQVTVIPGMARRGSARLLVEAVRVASAERSAGIGTALMRWVIDVAALELRTPLVQLTSDAARTDAHRFYLRLGFVDSHVGFKYRVDLPEQ, encoded by the coding sequence GTGATCGCCGACCTGACCCTTCCCGACGTCGCAGGCCTCGGGCACAGGAGCGTCGTGCTCCGCCGCGCGAGCCTCGACGACCTCCCCGCGATCATCCGGCTCCTCGCCGACGACCCGATCAGCGCGGGCCGCGGCGACATGGCCGACGACGGGGACGAGGCCGCCTACCACGCGGCCTTCTGGAGCGTCGTCGACGACCCGGGCAACGACCTCGTGGCGGCGGTCGACGCGAGCGGAGCCGTGGTCGGCACGCTGCAGGTGACGGTCATCCCCGGGATGGCGCGCCGAGGCAGCGCCCGCCTGCTGGTGGAGGCGGTCCGCGTCGCGAGCGCCGAGCGCTCGGCCGGGATCGGCACGGCCCTGATGCGCTGGGTGATCGACGTCGCCGCGCTCGAGCTCCGCACGCCCCTCGTCCAGCTGACCTCGGACGCCGCCCGCACCGACGCGCACCGCTTCTACCTCCGCCTGGGCTTCGTCGACTCGCATGTGGGCTTCAAGTACCGCGTCGATCTGCCGGAGCAGTGA
- a CDS encoding integrase core domain-containing protein has protein sequence MRRSMGARMQCWDNAAAESFFSKLKSERLDWINFNTRRHAAAEVADYITHLNTERLH, from the coding sequence ATACGTCGCTCGATGGGCGCCCGAATGCAGTGCTGGGACAACGCGGCAGCAGAATCATTCTTCTCGAAACTCAAGAGCGAACGCCTCGATTGGATCAACTTCAACACTCGACGACACGCTGCAGCCGAAGTTGCCGACTACATCACCCACCTCAACACCGAACGACTCCACTAA
- a CDS encoding IS3 family transposase, translated as MSETSGVDVWFLRLGHSESDAHGGASRTVDCAGRGSSPASRGAAGYRKGTAALHRQDVAVNRKTVAGILSGLGLQSPAAQPAFGRGCGLLGWRIPPTSFCGASGRRRQGRFSSGTSLMCVPAKDGFMSQLSPI; from the coding sequence GTGTCAGAAACTTCGGGTGTCGACGTCTGGTTTCTACGACTGGGTCATAGCGAGTCCGACGCGCACGGCGGAGCGTCGCGAACAGTTGACTGCGCGGGTCGGGGAAGCTCTCCGGCATCGCGTGGAGCGGCGGGGTATCGGAAAGGGACTGCGGCTCTGCACCGCCAGGATGTTGCAGTGAATCGGAAGACCGTCGCGGGGATCCTGTCAGGTCTGGGGTTGCAGTCGCCGGCCGCGCAGCCAGCCTTCGGGCGAGGCTGCGGGCTGCTCGGGTGGCGGATCCCACCGACCTCCTTCTGCGGAGCTTCGGGTCGGCGACGCCAGGGACGGTTCTCGTCGGGGACATCACTTATGTGCGTACCCGCCAAGGACGGCTTTATGTCGCAACTGTCACCGATTTAG
- a CDS encoding transposase: MLQPSNRGVTPEHRAEVVRLFDASGRSVSAMARELGIDHWTLWQWVNAARLREIDPDGELTREQRNRIRDLEKENSRLRRDLELVKKAGALFRELDRGENSSL; encoded by the coding sequence ATGCTGCAACCCAGTAATCGGGGCGTGACCCCGGAGCATCGGGCGGAGGTCGTGCGCCTGTTCGATGCGTCGGGGCGGTCTGTGAGCGCGATGGCCAGAGAGCTCGGGATCGATCATTGGACGTTGTGGCAGTGGGTGAATGCTGCCCGTCTGCGAGAGATCGATCCTGATGGTGAGCTGACTCGCGAGCAACGTAACCGGATTCGTGATCTCGAGAAGGAGAACTCTCGGTTGCGTCGGGATTTGGAGCTCGTGAAAAAGGCGGGGGCTCTCTTCCGGGAACTCGATCGCGGCGAGAACTCTTCGCTGTGA